The Meriones unguiculatus strain TT.TT164.6M chromosome 1, Bangor_MerUng_6.1, whole genome shotgun sequence genome has a segment encoding these proteins:
- the Tspan13 gene encoding tetraspanin-13 — MVCGGFSCSKNCLCALNLLYTLVSLLLIGIAAWGIGFGLISSLRVVGVVIAVGIFLFLIALVGLIGAVKHHQVLLFFYMIILLLVFIVQFSVSCACLALNQEQQGQLLEVGWNNTASARNDIQRNLNCCGFRSFNPNDTCLASCVKSSHKCSPCAPIIGEYAGEVLRFVGGIGLFFSFTEILGVWLTYRYRNQKDPRANPSAFL; from the exons ATGGTGTGCGGGGGCTTCTCGTGCTCCAAGAACTGCCTGTGCGCGCTCAACCTGCTGTACACC CTGGTCAGTCTGCTGCTCATTGGGATTGCTGCTTGGGGCATCGGCTTTGGGCTGATCTCCAGTCTCCGCGTGGTGGGCGTGGTCATTGCTGTGGGCATCTTCCTGTTCCTGATTGCCTTAGTGGGGCTGATTGGAGCTGTAAAACACCATCAGGTGTTGCTATTTTTt TATATGATTATTCTCCTACTTGTAtttattgttcagttttcagtatCTTGTGCTTGTTTGGCTCTCAATCAGGAGCAACAG GGTCAGCTGCTGGAGGTTGGTTGGAACAATACAGCAAGTGCTCGAAATGACATCCAGAGGAACCTGAACTGCTGTGGCTTCCGAAGTTTTAACCCAAATGACACCTGTCTGGCT AGCTGTGTTAAAAGTAGCCATAAGTGCTCACCATGTGCCCCCATCATCGGGGAGTATGCAGGAGAGGTTTTGAGATTTGTTGGTGGCATTGGCCTCTTCTTCAGTTTTACAGAG ATCCTGGGTGTTTGGCTGACCTACAGATACCGAAACCAGAAAGACCCTCGAGCCAACCCGAGTGCTTTCCTGTGA